In Streptomyces sp. NBC_01231, the sequence GCGCCCTGCTGGCCTGCGCCAGTTCCATCGGAGCGGTGCTCGGCGGCGCGGACGACCGCACTGCCGACGCGCTGGAGAAGTACGGCTACCACCTCGGTCTCGCCTTCCAGGCCGTCGACGACCTCCTCGGCATCTGGGGCGACCCGGTGTCGACCGGCAAGCAGACCTGGAGCGATCTGCGCCAGCGCAAGAAGTCCCTGCCGGTCGTGGCCGCGCTCGCGGCGAGCGGTGCCGCCGCCGAGCGGCTCGGCGAGCTCCTCGCCGCCGACGCCAAGAGCAGCGACTTCGAGAACTTCTCCGAGGAGGAGTTCGCGGCCCGCGCCGCCCTCATCGAGGACGCGGGCGGCCGCGAGTGGACGGCCGAAGAAGCTCGCCGTCAGCACACCATCGCCATCGAGGCCCTGGACGCCGTGGACATGCCCGACCGGGTACGCGCACGGTTCACGGCGCTGGCCGACTTCGTCGTCGTACGAAAGAGATGATCACTATCGGTCGAATAGCCCTCGCGTAGTCGCCGGCCGGTGTTGCGAGGAGAAGCGCACCGGCCGACGGCGGACCCACAGCAGACGCACCGTATGCACACTGCACGAAGGGGAAGCCATGACAGCGACGACCGACGGAAGCACCGGGGCCCTGCCGCCCCGCGCTGCCTCGGCCAGCGACACCACCACGATCTCCGTGACGGCGGGGGTACGGGACGCCGCCGTACGCGCCGCACAGCGATCCACCGACTTCCTGCTGTCCCGACAGGACGCCGAGGGCTGGTGGAAGGGCGACCTGGAGACCAACGTCACGATGGACGCCGAGGATCTGCTGCTGCGGCAGTTCCTGGGCATCCGCGACGAGAGGACGACCCAGGCCGCCGCGCTCTTCGTCCGTGGCGAACAGCGCGAGGACGGCACCTGGGCGAGCTTCTACGGCGGTCCGGGCGAACTCTCCACCACCATCGAGGCGTACGTCGCCCTCCGCCTCGCCGGTGACGCACCCGATGCCCCGCACATGGCGAAGGCCTCCGCCTGGATCCGCGAGCGGGGCGGAATCGCCGCCGCCCGCGTCTTCACCCGGATCTGGCTGGCTCTGTTCGGCTGGTGGAAGTGGGAGGACCTGCCCGAACTCCCGCCGGAGCTCATCTACTTCCCCACCTGGGTACCGCTCAACATCTACGACTTCGGGTGCTGGGCCCGGCAGACCATCGTCCCGCTGACGATCGTCTCCGCGAAGCGGCCGGTGCGCCCCGCGCCTTTCCCGCTCGACGAACTGCACACCGACCCGGCCATCCCCAACCCACCCAAGCCCCGGGCGCCCGTGGCGAGTTGGGACGGCGCCTTCCAAAGACTCGACAGGGCCCTGCACGCGCTGCGCAGGGTCGCACCGCGCAAGCTGCGCAAGGCGGCGATGAACTCCGCCGCCCGCTGGATCATCGAGCGGCAGGAGAACGACGGCTGCTGGGGAGGCATCCAGCCGCCGGCCGTGTACTCGGTGATCGCCCTGCACCTGCTCGGGTACGACCTCGAACACCCCGTGATGCGCGCGGGACTCGAGTCGCTGGACCGGTTCGCCGTGTGGCGCGAGGACGGGGCCCGGATGATCGAGGCCTGCCAGTCGCCGGTCTGGGACACCTGCCTCGCGACCATCGCGCTCGCCGACGCGGGGGTGCCCGCCGATCATCCCCAACTGGTCAAGGCCGCCGACTGGATGCTCGGCGAACAGATCGTCCGGCCCGGAGACTGGTCGGTGAAACGACCCCAACTCCCGCCGGGCGGCTGGGCGTTCGAGTTCCACAACGACAACTACCCGGACATCGACGACACCGCCGAGGTCGTTCTCGCGCTGCGCCGGGTCAAGCACCACGACCCGGAGCGGGTGGAGAACGCCATCGGGCGCGGTGTGCGCTGGAACCTCGGCATGCAGTCCAAGAACGGCGCGTGGGGCGCCTTCGACGTCGACAACACCAGCCCGTTCCCCAACCGGCTGCCGTTCTGCGACTTCGGGGAGGTCATCGACCCACCGTCCGCCGACGTCACCGCGCACGTGGTGGAGATGCTGGCCGTCGAGGGGCTCTCGCACGATCCACGCACCCGGCGGGGCATCGAGTGGCTGCTCGCCGAACAGGAGCCGGACGGCTCGTGGTTCGGACGGTGGGGTGTCAACTACGTCTACGGCACCGGGTCGGTGGTGCCCGCCCTGGCCGCGGCCGGCCTCCCCGCCTCCCACCCGGCGATCCGACGGGCGGTGGCCTGGTTGGAGAAGGTGCAGAACGACGACGGCGGCTGGGGCGAGGATCTGCGCTCCTACAAGCACGTCAAGGACTGGAGCGGACGGGGCGCCTCCACCGCCTCGCAGACCGGATGGGCGCTGATGGCGCTGTTGGCGGCGGGGGAGCGGGACTCCAAAGCCGTCGAGCGTGGCGTCGAATGGCTCGCGAGCACCCAGCGCGAGGACGGTTCCTGGGACGAGCCGTACTTCACCGGCACCGGCTTCCCCTGGGACTTCTCGATCAACTACCACCTCTACCGACAGGTGTTCCCGCTCACCGCCCTCGGCCGGTACGTCCACGGAGAGCCGTTCTCCGGGGCCGGAGCCGGCTGATGAGCACCCAGCCCGCTTCGGCCCCGCTGCTGATCGCCTGCGCGCTCGGCATCGAGCACCTCGCCCTGCGCAGCGGCGACCGCGGCGGCGCCGACGGGCCGGTCACCGTGCTGCGCACCGGCATGGGACCGAAGGCGGCCGAGCGGGCCGTCACCCGACTGCTGGCGGACCCCGCGCTCGACGGGGCCGCCGTCCTGGCCACGGGCTTCTGCGCCGGGCTGGCCCCCGGTATGCACCCCGGTGACCTGGTCGTCGCCGAGGAGACCCGGGACCCGCGCGGCGCCGTGCCGTGCGTCGGCACCGACCTGCTCGTGAAGGAGCTGGTACGGGCCCTTCCCGGGCGCACCGTCCACACAGGACCGCTCACCGGTTCCGATCACGTCGTCCGCGGTCACGAACGGTCGGATCTGCTCGCGACCGGAGCGATCGCGGTCGACATGGAGTCCGCCGCCACGCTCCTGAGCGCCGTGCGTACGGGCGCGCGCCCGGTTGCGGCCGTCCGGGTGGTCGTGGACGCTCCAGAACATGAACTCGTCCGGATCGGCACGGTGCGCGGTGGAATATCAGCTTTCCGTGTACTTCGCTCGATCCTTCCCGCTTTCTATGAATGGCACCGTTCCTTGCTGCTCCCCAGGAGGTGAGCCAGATGGCCATGCCGCTGCGTCAGTCCATCAAGGTCGCTACATACTTGGCTGAACAAAAGCTCCGCAAGCGGGACAAGTTCCCTCTCATCGTGGAGCTGGAACCCCTCTTCGCGTGCAATCTCAAGTGCGAGGGCTGCGGCAAGATCCAGCACCCGGCCGGGGTACTGAAGCAGCGGATGCCGGTGGCACAGGCCGTCGGGGCCGTTCTGGAGTCCGGTGCGCCGATGGTGTCCATCGCCGGCGGTGAGCCGCTGATGCACCCTCAGATCGATGAGATCACACGGCAGTTGGTGGCGAAGAAGAAGTACGTCTTCCTCTGCACCAACGCCATGCTGCTGCGCAAGAAGATGGACAAGTTCAAGCCCTCCCCCTACTTCGCCTTCGCCGTGCACATCGACGGGCTGCGCGAGCGGCACGACGAGTCGGTGGCGAAGGAGGGTGTGTTCGACGAGGCCGTGGAGGCGATCAAGGAGGCCAAGCGGCGGGGCTTCAGGGTCACCACCAACTCGACCTTCTTCAACACCGACACCCCGCAGACCATCATCGAGGTGCTCAACTTCCTCAACGACGACCTCAAGGTCGACGAGATGATGATCTCGCCCGCCTACGCCTACGAGAAGGCGCCCGACCAGGAGCACTTCCTGGGCGTGGAGCAGACCCGCGAACTGTTCAAGAAGGCCTTCTCGGGCGGCAATCGGCGCCGCTGGCGGCTCAACCACTCCCCGCTCTTCCTGGACTTCCTGGAGGGCAAGGTCGACTTCCCGTGCACGGCGTGGGCGATCCCGAACTACTCGCTCTTCGGCTGGCAGCGGCCCTGCTACCTGATGAGCGACGGGTACGTGCCGACGTACCGCGAACTCATCGAGGAGACCGACTGGGACAAGTACGGCCGCGGCAAGGACCCGCGGTGCGCCAACTGCATGGCGCACTGCGGCTACGAACCCACCGCCGTGCTGGCCACCATGGGGTCGCTCAAGGAGTCACTGCGGGCCCTGCGCGAGACCGTCAACGGAAACCGCGGGTAGCGCCGTGACCGCCGTTTCCCTGGGCGTCCCCGAGGTACCGGTCCGGCCGATCGCCGAGCGGCGCGCGTCGCGGCGGATCCAGGTCGGGCCGGTGGCGGTCGGGGACGGGGCCCCGGTGTCGGTGCAGTCGATGACGACGACCCGTACGTCCGACGTCGGCGCCACCCTTCAGCAGATCGCGGAACTCACCGCGTCCGGCTGCCAGATCGTCCGCGTCGCCTGCCCCACGCAGGACGACGCGGACGCCCTCGCGACCATCGCGCGCAAGTCGCAGATCCCGGTGATCGCGGACATCCACTTCCAGCCGAAGTACGTGTTCGCCGCGATCGAGGCCGGCTGCGCGGCCGTGCGGGTCAATCCCGGCAACATCAAGCAGTTCGACGACAAGGTGAAGGAGATCGCGCGAGCGGCCAAGGAGCACGGCACCCCGATCCGGATCGGGGTCAACGCCGGATCGCTCGACCAGCGGCTGCTGCGGAAGTACGGCAAGGCGACCCCCGAGGCGCTCGTGGAGTCCGCCCTGTGGGAGGCCTCGCTCTTCGAGGAGCACGGCTTCAGGGACATCAAGATCTCGGTGAAGCACAACGACCCCGTGGTGATGGTCAACGCCTACACACTGCTGGCGGAACAGTGCGACTACCCGCTGCACCTGGGCGTCACCGAGGCCGGCCCCGCCTTCCAGGGGACGATCAAGTCGGCGGTGGCCTTCGGGGCGCTCCTCAGCCGGGGCATCGGCGACACCATCCGGGTGTCCCTGAGCGCACCGCCCGTCGAGGAGGTCAAGGTCGGCATCCAGATCCTGGAGTCGCTGAACCTCAGGCAGCGGCGGCTGGAGATCGTGTCGTGTCCGTCCTGCGGGCGGGCCCAGGTCGACGTCTACAAACTGGCCGACCAGGTCACGGCGGGCCTGGAGGGCATGGAGGTGCCGCTCAGGGTCGCCGTCATGGGCTGTGTGGTGAACGGCCCGGGCGAGGCGCGGGAGGCCGACCTGGGCGTCGCCTCCGGCAACGGCAAGGGGCAGATCTTCGTGAAGGGCGAGGTCATCAAGACCGTCCCCGAGTCGAAGATCGTGGAGACCCTGATCGAAGAGGCGATGAAGATCGCCGAACAGATGGAGCAGGACGGCGTCGCCTCGGGGGAGCCGGCCGTCACCGTGAGCTGAACAGCACGGACCGATAGGGGGCCTGACGTGACGATTCTGGAGAACATCCGGGGACCACGCGACCTGAAGGCGCTGTCCGAGGCGGAACTCGGCGAACTGTCAGAAGAGATAAGGGAGTTCCTGGTGCACGCGGTCGCCAGGACCGGCGGACACCTCGGGCCCAACCTGGGCGTGGTGGAACTGACCATCGCACTCCACCGGGTCTTCGAGTCACCGGTCGACCGCATCCTGTGGGACACCGGTCACCAGAGCTATGTGCACAAGCTGCTGACAGGGCGTCAGGACTTCTCCAAACTGCGCGGCAAGGGCGGCCTGTCCGGCTACCCCTCGCGCGAGGAGTCCGAGCACGACGTGATCGAGAACAGCCACGCCTCCACCGCGCTCGGCTGGGCCGACGGACTCGCCAAGGCCCGCCAGGTGCAGGGCGAGAAGGGTCATGTCGTCGCGGTCATCGGCGACGGCGCGCTGACCGGCGGCATGGCCTGGGAGGCGCTCAACAACATCGCGGCTGCCAAGGACCGGCCGCTGATCATCGTCGTCAACGACAACGAGCGGTCCTACGCGCCGACCATCGGCGGCCTCGCCAACCACCTGGCCACGCTGCGCACGACCGACGGCTACGAGAAGGTCCTGGCCTGGGGGAAGGACGTACTGCTGCGGACCCCGCTGGTCGGCAACACCGTCTACGAGTCGCTGCACGGCGCCAAGAAGGGCTTCAAGGACGCCTTCGCCCCGCAGGGCATGTTCGAGGACCTCGGCCTCAAGTACGTCGGCCCGATCGACGGGCACGACCTCAAGGCCGTCGAGTCGGCGCTCAGGCGCGCCAAACGCTTCCA encodes:
- the ispG gene encoding flavodoxin-dependent (E)-4-hydroxy-3-methylbut-2-enyl-diphosphate synthase, translated to MTAVSLGVPEVPVRPIAERRASRRIQVGPVAVGDGAPVSVQSMTTTRTSDVGATLQQIAELTASGCQIVRVACPTQDDADALATIARKSQIPVIADIHFQPKYVFAAIEAGCAAVRVNPGNIKQFDDKVKEIARAAKEHGTPIRIGVNAGSLDQRLLRKYGKATPEALVESALWEASLFEEHGFRDIKISVKHNDPVVMVNAYTLLAEQCDYPLHLGVTEAGPAFQGTIKSAVAFGALLSRGIGDTIRVSLSAPPVEEVKVGIQILESLNLRQRRLEIVSCPSCGRAQVDVYKLADQVTAGLEGMEVPLRVAVMGCVVNGPGEAREADLGVASGNGKGQIFVKGEVIKTVPESKIVETLIEEAMKIAEQMEQDGVASGEPAVTVS
- the hpnH gene encoding adenosyl-hopene transferase HpnH → MAMPLRQSIKVATYLAEQKLRKRDKFPLIVELEPLFACNLKCEGCGKIQHPAGVLKQRMPVAQAVGAVLESGAPMVSIAGGEPLMHPQIDEITRQLVAKKKYVFLCTNAMLLRKKMDKFKPSPYFAFAVHIDGLRERHDESVAKEGVFDEAVEAIKEAKRRGFRVTTNSTFFNTDTPQTIIEVLNFLNDDLKVDEMMISPAYAYEKAPDQEHFLGVEQTRELFKKAFSGGNRRRWRLNHSPLFLDFLEGKVDFPCTAWAIPNYSLFGWQRPCYLMSDGYVPTYRELIEETDWDKYGRGKDPRCANCMAHCGYEPTAVLATMGSLKESLRALRETVNGNRG
- the shc gene encoding squalene--hopene cyclase; the encoded protein is MTATTDGSTGALPPRAASASDTTTISVTAGVRDAAVRAAQRSTDFLLSRQDAEGWWKGDLETNVTMDAEDLLLRQFLGIRDERTTQAAALFVRGEQREDGTWASFYGGPGELSTTIEAYVALRLAGDAPDAPHMAKASAWIRERGGIAAARVFTRIWLALFGWWKWEDLPELPPELIYFPTWVPLNIYDFGCWARQTIVPLTIVSAKRPVRPAPFPLDELHTDPAIPNPPKPRAPVASWDGAFQRLDRALHALRRVAPRKLRKAAMNSAARWIIERQENDGCWGGIQPPAVYSVIALHLLGYDLEHPVMRAGLESLDRFAVWREDGARMIEACQSPVWDTCLATIALADAGVPADHPQLVKAADWMLGEQIVRPGDWSVKRPQLPPGGWAFEFHNDNYPDIDDTAEVVLALRRVKHHDPERVENAIGRGVRWNLGMQSKNGAWGAFDVDNTSPFPNRLPFCDFGEVIDPPSADVTAHVVEMLAVEGLSHDPRTRRGIEWLLAEQEPDGSWFGRWGVNYVYGTGSVVPALAAAGLPASHPAIRRAVAWLEKVQNDDGGWGEDLRSYKHVKDWSGRGASTASQTGWALMALLAAGERDSKAVERGVEWLASTQREDGSWDEPYFTGTGFPWDFSINYHLYRQVFPLTALGRYVHGEPFSGAGAG
- a CDS encoding 1-hydroxy-2-methyl-2-butenyl 4-diphosphate reductase yields the protein MSTQPASAPLLIACALGIEHLALRSGDRGGADGPVTVLRTGMGPKAAERAVTRLLADPALDGAAVLATGFCAGLAPGMHPGDLVVAEETRDPRGAVPCVGTDLLVKELVRALPGRTVHTGPLTGSDHVVRGHERSDLLATGAIAVDMESAATLLSAVRTGARPVAAVRVVVDAPEHELVRIGTVRGGISAFRVLRSILPAFYEWHRSLLLPRR